The nucleotide window CGGCGCGACCGCCTGGGTCCCCTGGCGGAGCTGGAAGGCCATGCGGTCGAGGCCGAAGATGTGGCTGCCTCCGATGACCCCCAGCGGCGCGCCGCGCGCGACCCGGTCGCCGACGTTGACTCCGGCGTTCTGGAGACCGAAATACCCGGTCACGATCCCGGAGCCGTTGTCGAGCAGCACCACCCAGCCCAGCGAGGCGTAGTAGGTCGCGGCGAGCACGTTGCCCTCCAGCGCGGCGGTCGCCTGGGCGCCGCTCGGGCCGCTGAGAATGACCCACTGCGCGCCCGAAGCCCCGAACGGCGCCGCCACCTGCCCGCCGGGCAGCGGAAAGCCCACCGGACTGCTCGGCGCGGCTGCGGGCAGGGGCGCGAGCTGAACCTCGGCGCGCTGCTGGGCCTGCGCGACCTGGGCGCTGCGGGCGCGCAGGGTCGCCTGCTCGCGGGCCAGCGCCTGCTGGCGCTCGCGCTGGGCCTGGGCAGCGGCCTGGGCGGCGGCGCGTTCGCGGGCGGCCTGGGCCTCACGCGCCCGGCGCTCCTGCTCGGCGCGTTCACGGGCCAGGCGCAGCGCCTCCTGACGGGCCCGCTCCTGCGCCTCGCGGATGCGCCTGGCCTCGGCCTCGCGGCGCTGGCGTTCCTCCTCGATCAGGCGCCGGCGCTCGGCCTCGATGCGGGCGCGCTCCTTGACGACCTGCCCGACCAGTTGGTCGATGCTCTGGGCAGTCAAGGCCTGCTGCGCCTGGGTCCGCACCCGCAGAGCGCGCTGTCCCTGCTC belongs to Deinococcus sp. Leaf326 and includes:
- a CDS encoding murein hydrolase activator EnvC; this translates as MTRRGGRGRGPAVATLLLAAALATTQSVGNGRAAAQNAVSAASPVPSTRPPVKLPTTSERLEQLRRDLSQQRSLGRDQVQRLNVIRGRLQGLTAQQRQTLGRLDALADSVAELENDLARVTARVALAERQLDDLGAQRELTQARVASLQADVRSLLNALYRERSGQYLALLSQAKNLSDLLIRLDYANMSGRRNVDVIGALHREADVLAQQQVLQEQQTARLKTLQGERQVTLVGLRTRRAEQNRLLASLKASEQGQRALRVRTQAQQALTAQSIDQLVGQVVKERARIEAERRRLIEEERQRREAEARRIREAQERARQEALRLARERAEQERRAREAQAARERAAAQAAAQAQRERQQALAREQATLRARSAQVAQAQQRAEVQLAPLPAAAPSSPVGFPLPGGQVAAPFGASGAQWVILSGPSGAQATAALEGNVLAATYYASLGWVVLLDNGSGIVTGYFGLQNAGVNVGDRVARGAPLGVIGGSHIFGLDRMAFQLRQGTQAVAPGF